From one Triticum urartu cultivar G1812 chromosome 3, Tu2.1, whole genome shotgun sequence genomic stretch:
- the LOC125544987 gene encoding sphingosine kinase 2-like isoform X2 codes for MEDRQATGGAGAATKVRVNGTTAEATLSTTGGCPELRWRCAGATAERSLSLEADVLGAEASGKEVVVRAFVAEDAARPPSRAKARGKRRRREYVFEMADGEGAAAAWGETLRGCLDSIGRPKRLFVLINPYGGKRRASKIYEAEIKPLFEAAGVEVTMQETRYRGHAREVASSLDLARYDGIVCVSGDGVLVELVNGILQRSDWEEAIKMPIGIVPAGTGNGMAKSLLHAASETCSVSDAVFAIITGHKQALDVCTIVQGEKTVFSVLSTTWGLVADVDIESEKYRWMGSARFDFYALVRIMNLRRYRGSVHFVPAPGYEAYGDPVKQAETPIVERNGESRVCSYQGPTAEFQCSDWRSIDGPFVGVCVYNVPWAAENAMAAPEAKFSDGYMDAVILKDCPKADLLALLLKMSDGSYVKSPHVTYFKVKSFRLSPGQLMEDPKRGGIIDVDGEVVARGEGTYGMNQDQDLMAYGPSVQLTVHQGLATVYCPK; via the exons ATGGAAGACCGGCAAGCCACCGGCGGCGCCGGCGCCGCGACCAAGGTCCGCGTGAACGGCACGACGGCCGAAGCAACACTCTCCACCACAGGCGGCTGCCCCGAGCTCCGGTGGCGCTGCGCTGGGGCCACGGCGGAGAGGAGCCTCTCGCTGGAGGCCGACGTGCTCGGAGCCGAGGCGAGCGGCAAGGAGGTCGTCGTCAGGGCCTTCGTGGCGGAGGATGCCGCGAGACCGCCGTCGCGCGCCAAGGCGAGAGGGAAGAGGCGCAGGAGGGAGTACGTCTTCGAGATGGCCGACGGCGAGGGCGCGGCCGCGGCCTGGGGCGAGACGCTACGGGGCTGCTTGGACTCGATAG GGCGGCCCAAGAGATTGTTCGTCCTCATCAACCCCTACGGAGGCAAAAGACGGGCGAGCAAGATCTACGAGGCAGAAATCAAACCCCTGTTCGAAGCCGCCGGCGTCGAAGTCACAATGCAAG AGACCCGGTACCGGGGGCATGCCCGGGAGGTGGCGTCCTCTCTCGACCTTGCAAGATACGACGGGATCGTCTGCGTCAGCGGCGATGGCGTCCTCGTGGAG CTTGTGAATGGGATTCTGCAAAGATCAGACTGGGAGGAAGCAATAAAGATGCCAATTGGCATAGTTCCAGCTG GCACAGGAAACGGCATGGCCAAATCACTTCTCCATGCTGCCAGCGAGACGTGCTCAGTTTCAGACGCCGTATTTGCCATTATCACAG GTCACAAGCAGGCCTTGGATGTCTGCACCATAGTGCAAGGGGAAAAAACCGTTTTCAGCGTGCTGTCAACTACTTGGG gtTTGGTGGCCGATGTTGACATCGAGTCTGAGAAATACAGGTGGATGGGGAGCGCACGGTTCGACTTTTAT GCTCTGGTTCGCATAATGAACTTGCGCCGATACCGCGGAAGCGTCCACTTTGTGCCTGCCCCGGGCTACGAGGCATACGGAGATCCTGTCAAGCAGGCCGAGACTCCCATCGTGGAGCGAAACGGGGAATCTCGGGTGTGCTCTTATCAAGGCCCTACGGCCGAGTTTCAATGTTCAGACTGGAGATCCATCGATGGCCCATTTGTGGGTGTGTGCGTCTACAACGTGCCATGGGCTGCTGAAAACGCCATGGCAGCTCCTGAAGCCAAG TTCTCAGATGGCTACATGGACGCGGTCATACTGAAAGACTGTCCGAAGGCCGATCTTTTGGCTCTGCTGCTGAAGATGAGCGATGGGAGCTACGTGAAATCGCCACATGTTACATATTTCAAG GTGAAATCCTTCCGGTTATCGCCGGGGCAGCTCATGGAGGATCCGAAAAGGGGCGGCATCATAGACGTGGACGGCGAGGTGGTTGCCAGAGGAGAAGGAACGTACGGCATGAACCAGGATCAAGATTTGATGGCCTATGGCCCTTCTGTTCAGCTGACCGTGCACCAGGGCTTGGCCACTGTATACTGTCCCAAATGA
- the LOC125544987 gene encoding sphingosine kinase 2-like isoform X1, translated as MEDRQATGGAGAATKVRVNGTTAEATLSTTGGCPELRWRCAGATAERSLSLEADVLGAEASGKEVVVRAFVAEDAARPPSRAKARGKRRRREYVFEMADGEGAAAAWGETLRGCLDSIGRPKRLFVLINPYGGKRRASKIYEAEIKPLFEAAGVEVTMQETRYRGHAREVASSLDLARYDGIVCVSGDGVLVELVNGILQRSDWEEAIKMPIGIVPAGTGNGMAKSLLHAASETCSVSDAVFAIITGHKQALDVCTIVQGEKTVFSVLSTTWGLVADVDIESEKYRWMGSARFDFYVCNALVRIMNLRRYRGSVHFVPAPGYEAYGDPVKQAETPIVERNGESRVCSYQGPTAEFQCSDWRSIDGPFVGVCVYNVPWAAENAMAAPEAKFSDGYMDAVILKDCPKADLLALLLKMSDGSYVKSPHVTYFKVKSFRLSPGQLMEDPKRGGIIDVDGEVVARGEGTYGMNQDQDLMAYGPSVQLTVHQGLATVYCPK; from the exons ATGGAAGACCGGCAAGCCACCGGCGGCGCCGGCGCCGCGACCAAGGTCCGCGTGAACGGCACGACGGCCGAAGCAACACTCTCCACCACAGGCGGCTGCCCCGAGCTCCGGTGGCGCTGCGCTGGGGCCACGGCGGAGAGGAGCCTCTCGCTGGAGGCCGACGTGCTCGGAGCCGAGGCGAGCGGCAAGGAGGTCGTCGTCAGGGCCTTCGTGGCGGAGGATGCCGCGAGACCGCCGTCGCGCGCCAAGGCGAGAGGGAAGAGGCGCAGGAGGGAGTACGTCTTCGAGATGGCCGACGGCGAGGGCGCGGCCGCGGCCTGGGGCGAGACGCTACGGGGCTGCTTGGACTCGATAG GGCGGCCCAAGAGATTGTTCGTCCTCATCAACCCCTACGGAGGCAAAAGACGGGCGAGCAAGATCTACGAGGCAGAAATCAAACCCCTGTTCGAAGCCGCCGGCGTCGAAGTCACAATGCAAG AGACCCGGTACCGGGGGCATGCCCGGGAGGTGGCGTCCTCTCTCGACCTTGCAAGATACGACGGGATCGTCTGCGTCAGCGGCGATGGCGTCCTCGTGGAG CTTGTGAATGGGATTCTGCAAAGATCAGACTGGGAGGAAGCAATAAAGATGCCAATTGGCATAGTTCCAGCTG GCACAGGAAACGGCATGGCCAAATCACTTCTCCATGCTGCCAGCGAGACGTGCTCAGTTTCAGACGCCGTATTTGCCATTATCACAG GTCACAAGCAGGCCTTGGATGTCTGCACCATAGTGCAAGGGGAAAAAACCGTTTTCAGCGTGCTGTCAACTACTTGGG gtTTGGTGGCCGATGTTGACATCGAGTCTGAGAAATACAGGTGGATGGGGAGCGCACGGTTCGACTTTTATGTGTGTAAT GCTCTGGTTCGCATAATGAACTTGCGCCGATACCGCGGAAGCGTCCACTTTGTGCCTGCCCCGGGCTACGAGGCATACGGAGATCCTGTCAAGCAGGCCGAGACTCCCATCGTGGAGCGAAACGGGGAATCTCGGGTGTGCTCTTATCAAGGCCCTACGGCCGAGTTTCAATGTTCAGACTGGAGATCCATCGATGGCCCATTTGTGGGTGTGTGCGTCTACAACGTGCCATGGGCTGCTGAAAACGCCATGGCAGCTCCTGAAGCCAAG TTCTCAGATGGCTACATGGACGCGGTCATACTGAAAGACTGTCCGAAGGCCGATCTTTTGGCTCTGCTGCTGAAGATGAGCGATGGGAGCTACGTGAAATCGCCACATGTTACATATTTCAAG GTGAAATCCTTCCGGTTATCGCCGGGGCAGCTCATGGAGGATCCGAAAAGGGGCGGCATCATAGACGTGGACGGCGAGGTGGTTGCCAGAGGAGAAGGAACGTACGGCATGAACCAGGATCAAGATTTGATGGCCTATGGCCCTTCTGTTCAGCTGACCGTGCACCAGGGCTTGGCCACTGTATACTGTCCCAAATGA
- the LOC125544990 gene encoding putative disease resistance RPP13-like protein 1: protein MMGVALVGLQLAASPILKKLLVDASTYLGVDMASELHELETTIMPQFELMIEAANKGNRRVNLDKWVQELKEAFYKAEDLLDMHEYDILERKAKSGRDSSPPRASSISTILKPLRAASNRLSNLLPKNKKLLHQLNELKAILVKGRELRELLCIPVGNSAESPIIVPQATSLPPLKVIGRDKDRDDIINLLTEPAAVETNSAVYAGLAIVGAGGMGKSTLAQHVYNDKTVQEHFDIRMWVCISRKLDVHRHTREIIESAAKKECPRLDNLDTLQCQLRVILQKSEKFLLVLDDVWFDDLSSQMEWDQLLAPLVSQHKGSKVLVTSRWDTFPSALYCEKVLRLESMKDARFLALFKYYAFTGAQIRDPPLLERLEEIAEEIVKRLGQSPLAAKVVGSQLKGKMNVPAWKDALTLKIDNLSEPRTALLWSYQKLDPRLQRCFVYCSLFPKGHKYNIDELVHLLIAEGLVDPCNQKRRMVDVGKDYLNEMVSGSFLQPFSESSMDTCYIMHDLLHDLAESLSKDDCFRLEDDRVTEIPCTVRHLSVRVESMKQHQRSICRLHHLRTVICIDPLTDDVSDLFRQVLQNLKKLRVLYLCFYNSDKLPESVGELKHLRYLNLIRTSIAELPGSLCVLYHLQLLLLNHKVKSLPHKLCKLSKLWHLEGYHDLGYRMCEVALPQIPYIGRLTSLQHVKEFCVQKQKGCELQQLRDMKELGGSLRVRNLENVTGKDEALESKLYQKINLGSLALVWSCNNRMNADGSLQLEILEGLMPPPQLKGLEIKGYKSEMYPSWLLDGSNFENLESFKLVDCSALEGLPLNTKLFRHCSELELENVWSLKTLSYLPAALTCLSIGSCPLLTFIASDELDLHDQRENIMRADYLASQLASIWEVDSEWEIKRILTSQHSSLKQMMTLMDSDMSHLQTIASAVERDNDEVILTDDIIKAWICCHEQRMRFIYGRSIGLPLVPPSGLCHLHLSSCSITNRALAVCLDGLTSLRCLVLMEIMTLSTLPSQVVLQHLTKLERLHISSCWCLRSLGGLRAATSLSDFQLFDCPSLDLACGADFLPLSLETLRIRRCMVAANFFSSVLPLLRDLTMFVCRSSASLSVGRLTSLESLSLGVLPDLCSLEGLSSLQLHSVHFTDVPKLDANCISQFRVQRSIYVSSPVMLNHMLSAEGFTVPPFLSLEGLKESSVLFEESANFKSVKCLRLFDCEMSSLPINLTCFSNLMELEIFRCPNISSLPDLPSSLQHLVVWESELLQKSCRVPDGESWPKIQHIRWKKFT, encoded by the exons ATGATGGGGGTGGCGCTGGTTGGTTTGCAATTGGCAGCATCACCGATCCTGAAGAAGCTCCTCGTGGATGCTTCAACATACCTTGGGGTTGACATGGCGAGCGAGCTCCATGAACTGGAGACCACCATCATGCCGCAGTTCGAGCTGATGATTGAAGCAGCTAACAAGGGCAATCGCAGGGTCAATTTGGACAAATGGGTCCaggagctcaaagaagccttctACAAAGCCGAAGACCTGCTGGACATGCATGAGTACGACATCCTCGAGCGCAAAGCAAAGAGTGGGAGAGATTCCTCGCCACCCCGTGCCTCATCAATCAGCACTATTTTGAAGCCTCTGCGTGCTGCTTCTAACAGGTTATCTAATCTCCTCCCAAAGAACAAGAAGCTACTTCACCAGCTGAATGAACTGAAGGCCATTCTGGTGAAAGGCAGGGAGTTGCGTGAACTTCTTTGCATACCAGTCGGTAACAGTGCAGAGAGCCCCATCATTGTTCCTCAGGCCACATCATTACCACCTTTGAAAGTAATAGGTCGTGACAAGGATCGTGATGATATAATAAACCTTCTTACCGAGCCGGCTGCTGTTGAGACCAATTCAGCTGTATATGCGGGTTTGGCCATCGTCGGAGCAGGAGGTATGGGAAAATCCACCTTGGCACAACATGTTTACAATGACAAGACGGTACAAGAACATTTTGATATCAGGATGTGGGTGTGCATCTCACGCAAACTTGATGTCCATCGTCA TACACGGGAGATTATCGAATCTGCAGCTAAGAAGGAGTGCCCACGTCTTGATAATCTGGATACTCTCCAGTGCCAATTAAGGGTCATACTGCAAAAATCAGAGAAATTCTTGCTTGTATTGGATGATGTCTGGTTTGATGATTTGAGTAGTCAGATGGAATGGGACCAACTGTTAGCTCCTCTAGTTTCTCAGCACAAGGGAAGCAAAGTTTTGGTAACTTCTCGATGGGATACATTTCCTTCCGCTCTTTACTGTGAAAAGGTGCTCCGTTTGGAAAGCATGAAAGACGCTCGGTTCTTGGCACTCTTCAAATACTATGCCTTCACTGGAGCACAAATCAGAGATCCTCCCTTGCTTGAAAGGCTAGAAGAGATTGCAGAGGAGATAGTTAAGAGGCTTGGACAGTCTCCTTTGGCTGCAAAAGTTGTTGGTTCCCAGTTGAAAGGGAAAATGAATGTCCCTGCCTGGAAAGATGCTCTGACTTTAAAGATTGACAACTTAAGTGAGCCCAGAACAGCTCTGCTGTGGAGTTATCAGAAGTTAGATCCACGTCTTCAGAGGTGCTTTGTATATTGCAGCTTGTTTCCGAAAGGACACAAGTATAACATTGATGAGTTGGTTCACCTGCTGATAGCAGAGGGGCTTGTTGATCCATGCAACCAGAAAAGGAGAATGGTAGATGTTGGAAAGGATTACCTCAATGAGATGGTTTCTGGgtctttcttgcaaccattttcTGAAAGTTCTATGGACACATGCTACATTATGCATGATCTTCTTCATGATTTGGCAGAATCGCTCTCTAAAGATGATTGCTTCAGATTAGAAGATGATAGGGTGACAGAAATACCATGCACTGTTCGTCATCTGTCTGTTCGTGTTGAGAGTATGAAACAACATCAGCGCAGTATCTGCAGGCTACATCATTTGCGCACTGTTATCTGCATCGACCCACTTACTGATGATGTGAGTGATCTTTTCCGTCAGGTACTGCAAAACTTGAAGAAGTTACGTGTACTCTATTTGTGCTTCTACAATAGTGACAAGCTACCTGAATCTGTTGGTGAGCTGAAGCACCTTCGGTATTTAAACCTCATTAGAACTTCCATTGCCGAATTGCCTGGATCATTATGTGTTCTTTACCACCTACAGTTACTTCTGTTAAACCATAAAGTCAAGAGTTTGCCTCACAAACTCTGCAAATTAAGCAAGTTATGGCATCTCGAAGGGTATCATGATCTGGGATACAGGATGTGTGAAGTAGCTCTGCCTCAAATCCCTTATATAGGCAGGCTAACTTCGCTCCAGCATGTTAAAGAATTTTGTGTGCAAAAGCAGAAGGGATGTGAGTTGCAACAGCTTAGAGACATGAAAGAGCTTGGTGGCAGTTTAAGAGTCAGAAACCTGGAGAATGTCACTGGAAAGGATGAAGCCTTAGAGTCAAAGCTGTATCAGAAAATTAATCTGGGAAGCTTGGCCCTTGTCTGGAGTTGCAATAATCGCATGAATGCAGATGGTAGTTTACAGTTGGAGATTCTAGAAGGTTTGATGCCACCGCCTCAACTGAAAGGCCTTGAAATCAAGGGTTACAAATCTGAGATGTATCCAAGTTGGTTACTTGATGGTTCGAATTTTGAGAATTTGGAATCTTTTAAGCTTGTTGATTGCAGTGCATTAGAAGGCCTGCCACTCAACACCAAGCTCTTCAGGCATTGCTCTGAACTGGAACTCGAGAATGTCTGGAGTCTGAAAACATTATCTTATCTTCCAGCAGCCCTCACATGCTTGTCAATTGGCAGTTGCCCACTGCTTACGTTTATTGCCAGTGATGAGCTAGATCTGCATGATCAGAGGGAGAACATCATGAGAGCAGACTACTTGGCATCACAACTTGCTTCGATATGGGAGGTGGATTCCGAATGGGAAATTAAGAGAATATTAACGTCACAACATTCATCTCTGAAGCAAATGATGACATTAATggattctgatatgtcacatctTCAAACCATTGCAAGTGCTGTAGAAAGAGATAACGACGAGGTAATACTGACAGATGATATCATTAAGGCATGGATATGTTGCCATGAACAGAGGATGAGATTCATTTATGGAAGAAGCATCGGCTTGCCATTGGTTCCACCATCAGGTCTTTGTCACCTTCATCTTTCTTCATGCAGTATTACAAATAGGGCATTAGCTGTTTGCCTTGACGGTCTCACGTCACTGAGATGTTTGGTCTTAATGGAGATCATGACTTTAAGTACACTTCCATCACAAGTGGTTCTCCAACATTTGACAAAGCTCGAACGCCTTCACATTTCATCCTGCTGGTGTCTCAGATCATTAGGGGGGTTACGAGCTGCTACCTCTCTTTCAGATTTTCAATTGTTTGACTGCCCTTCTTTAGACTTGGCATGTGGAGCAGATTTTTTGCCATTATCTCTTGAGACGCTCCGGATACGGCGTTGCATGGTTGCAGCTAATTTTTTCAGTAGTGTCCTGCCACTCCTGAGGGATCTTACCATGTTTGTCTGCAGAAGCTCTGCATCTTTGTCAGTTGGTCGTCTGACCTCCCTTGAATCACTATCACTGGGAGTTTTACCTGATCTGTGCTCTCTTGAAGGACTGTCTTCCCTGCAACTTCACTCTGTACATTTCACAGATGTCCCGAAGCTTGACGCAAACTGCATTTCACAGTTCCGGGTCCAGAGATCTATATATGTTAGCAGCCCTGTGATGCTCAACCACATGCTCTCGGCTGAAGGCTTTACAGTTCCGCCATTTCTGTCTCTTGAAGGACTCAAGGAATCCTCTGTTCTATTTGAAGAATCTGCAAATTTCAAATCTGTCAAATGCTTGAGGTTATTTGATTGTGAAATGAGTTCCCTGCCAATAAATCTGACGTGCTTCTCCAACCTGATGGAACTCGAAATCTTTAGGTGTCCCAATATATCATCTTTACCAGATCTGCCATCCTCCCTCCAGCACTTAGTCGTGTGGGAGTCTGAACTCTTGCAGAAGAGCTGCCGAGTACCTGATGGAGAAAGCTGGCCAAAGATTCAGCATATCCGCTGGAAGAAATTCACATAA
- the LOC125546954 gene encoding disease resistance protein RGA2-like, with product MENLRRVEEDEGGFILDNIQWPSPGARSAEQKGHRPSNLDAPGSCHLVLISLVLQHFSSLPRRQPCITVAAVVAPASPILKRLLADASMFLGVDMASELHELETTIMPQFELMVEAANKGNHMVKLDKWVQELKEAFYKAEDLLDMHEYDLLERKAKNGGDCPPPCASSISTILKPLRAASNRLSNVRPKNKKLLFQLNELKAILAKGKGFSEFLCLPGGNSAERPIIPQATSLPPLKVIGRDKDRDDIINLLTEPVAVEANSAVYAGLAIVGAGGMGKYTLAQHVYNDKRVQEHFDDRMWVCISRKLDVHRHTREIIESAAKRECPHLDNLDTLHCQLRDILQKSEKFLLVLDDVWFDDSSSQMEWDQLLAPLVSQHKGSKVLVTSRRDTFPSALYCEKVLRLESMEDTQFLALFKYYAFTGAQIRDPPLLERLEAIAEEIAKRLGQSPLAAKVVGSQLKGKMNISAWKDALTLKIDNLSEPRMALLWSYQKLDPRLQRCFVYCSLFPKGHRYNTDELVHLLIAEGLVDPCNQNRKMVDVGKDYLNEMVSGYFLQPFSERFLDTYYIMHDLLHDLAESLSKEDCFRLEDDKVTEIPCTVRRLSVRVESMKQHQLSICKLHHLRTVICIDPLTDDVSDVFSQVLQNLKKLRVLYLCFYNSNKLPKSVGKLKHLRYLNLIKTSIVELPGSLCALYHLQLLLLNHKVTSLPHKLCKLSKLRHLEGYRDLGYRMYEVALPQIPYIGKLTLLQHVEDFCVQKQKGYELRQLRDMKELGGSLRVRNLENVTGKNEALELKLYQKSHLRSLALVWSCNNGKNADDSLQLEILEGLMPPPQLKGLEIKGYKSATYPSWLLEGSYFENLESFKLVDCSALEGLPLNTELFRHCSKLELENVSTLKTLSCLPAALTCLSISSCPLLIFITSDELEQHDQMENIMRTDYLASQLASIWEVDSESEIKEVLSSEHSSLKQMMTLMDADMSHLQTIACAVEREHGELVLEDDIIKAWICCHEQRMRFIYGRSINLPLVPPSGLRALRLSSCSVTDEALAVCLGGLTSLRSLFLMEIMTLTTLPSQAVFQHLTKLDFLFIRYCWCFKSLGGLRSATSLSEVRLISCPSLDLTHGAGLLPSSLEELCIYQCMVADNFFSSDLPHLKSLSMFGCRSSTSLSIGHLTSLVSLSVGGFPDLCFLEGLPFLQLHHVHLTDVPKLVANCISQFRVQQSLYVSSLVMLNHMLWDEGFTVPPFLSLEGCKESSVSFEESAKFTSVKCLRLCRCEMRSLPGNLKCFSSLRTLDIYDCPNISSLSDLPSSIQHICVWRCERLNESCQAPDGESWPKIAHIRWKDFR from the exons ATGGAGAATCTTCGGAGAGTCGAGGAAGACGAAGGGGGTTTCATTTTGGACAATATACAGTGGCCAAGCCCTGGTGCACGGTCAGCTGAACAGAAGGGCCATAGGCCATCAAATCTTGATGCCCCTGGTTCCTGCC ATCTGGTTCTGATCTCTCTTGTATTACAACACTTCTCCAGTCTTCCTCGTCGGCAACCTTGTATTACCGTCGCCGCCGTGGTGGCTCCAGCATCGCCAATCCTGAAGAGGCTCCTCGCTGATGCTTCAATGTTCCTTGGAGTGGACATGGCAAGTGAGCTCCATGAACTGGAGACCACAATTATGCCGCAGTTCGAGCTGATGGTTGAAGCAGCTAACAAAGGCAACCACATGGTCAAGTTGGACAAATGGGTCCaagagctcaaagaagccttctACAAGGCTGAGGATCTGCTGGACATGCATGAGTATGACCTCCTTGAGCGCAAAGCAAAGAATGGGGGAGATTGCCCACCACCGTGTGCCTCATCCATCAGCACTATTTTGAAGCCTCTGCGTGCTGCATCTAACAGATTATCCAATGTTCGCCCAAAGAACAAGAAGCTACTTTTCCAGCTGAATGAATTGAAGGCCATTCTAGCGAAAGGGAAGGGGTTCTCTGAGTTTCTTTGTTTACCAGGTGGTAACAGTGCAGAGAGGCCCATTATTCCTCAGGCCACATCATTACCACCTCTGAAAGTAATAGGTCGTGACAAGGATCGCGATGATATAATAAACCTTCTTACCGAGCCGGTTGCTGTTGAAGCTAATTCAGCTGTATATGCGGGCTTGGCCATTGTCGGAGCAGGAGGTATGGGAAAATACACCTTGGCACAACATGTTTACAATGACAAGAGGGTGCAAGAACATTTTGATGACAGGATGTGGGTGTGCATCTCACGCAAACTTGATGTCCATCGTCATACACGGGAGATAATCGAATCCGCAGCTAAGAGGGAGTGCCCACATCTTGATAATCTGGATACTCTCCACTGCCAATTAAGGGACATACTGCAGAAGTCTGAGAAATTCTTGCTTGTATTGGATGATGTTTGGTTTGATGATTCGAGTAGTCAGATGGAATGGGACCAACTGCTAGCTCCCCTAGTTTCTCAGCACAAGGGAAGCAAAGTTTTGGTAACTTCTCGACGGGATACATTTCCTTCCGCTCTTTACTGTGAAAAGGTGCTCCGTTTGGAAAGCATGGAAGATACTCAGTTCTTGGCACTCTTCAAATACTATGCCTTCACTGGAGCACAAATTAGAGACCCTCCGTTGCTTGAAAGGCTAGAAGCGATTGCAGAGGAGATAGCTAAAAGGCTTGGACAGTCTCCTTTGGCTGCAAAAGTTGTTGGTTCCCAGTTGAAAGGGAAAATGAATATCTCTGCCTGGAAAGATGCTCTGACTTTAAAGATTGACAACTTAAGTGAGCCTAGAATGGCTCTGTTGTGGAGTTATCAGAAGTTAGATCCACGTCTGCAGAGGTGCTTTGTATATTGTAGTTTGTTTCCAAAAGGGCACAGGTATAACACTGATGAGTTGGTTCACCTGCTGATAGCGGAGGGGCTTGTTGATCCATGCAACCAGAACAGGAAAATGGTAGATGTTGGAAAGGATTACCTCAATGAGATGGTTTCTGGGTATTTCTTGCAACCATTTTCTGAAAGATTTTTGGACACATACTACATTATGCATGATCTTCTTCATGATTTGGCAGAGTCGCTCTCTAAAGAAGACTGTTTCAGATTAGAAGATGATAAGGTGACAGAAATACCATGCACCGTCCGTCGTCTGTCTGTTCGTGTTGAGAGCATGAAACAACATCAGCTCAGTATCTGCAAGCTACATCATTTGCGCACTGTTATCTGCATTGACCCACTTACAGATGATGTGAGTGATGTTTTCAGTCAGGTACTTCAAAACTTGAAGAAGTTACGTGTACTCTATTTGTGCTTCTACAATAGTAACAAGCTACCCAAATCTGTGGGTAAGCTGAAACACCTTCGGTATTTAAACCTCATTAAAACTTCCATTGTCGAATTGCCTGGATCATTATGTGCTCTTTACCACCTACAGTTACTCCTGTTGAACCATAAAGTTACGAGTTTGCCTCACAAACTATGTAAATTAAGCAAGTTACGGCATCTTGAAGGGTATCGTGATCTGGGATATAGGATGTATGAAGTAGCTCTGCCTCAAATCCCTTATATAGGCAAGCTAACTTTGCTCCAGCATGTTGAAGATTTTTGTGTGCAAAAGCAGAAGGGGTATGAGTTGCGGCAGCTCAGAGACATGAAAGAGCTTGGTGGCAGTTTAAGAGTCAGAAATCTCGAGAATGTTACTGGAAAGAATGAAGCCTTAGAGTTGAAGCTATATCAGAAAAGTCATCTTAGAAGCTTGGCCCTTGTCTGGAGTTGCAATAATGGCAAGAATGCAGATGACAGTTTACAGTTGGAGATTCTAGAAGGTTTGATGCCACCGCCTCAACTGAAAGGCCTCGAGATCAAGGGTTACAAATCTGCCACGTATCCAAGTTGGTTACTTGAGGGTTCATATTTTGAGAATTTGGAATCTTTTAAGCTTGTCGATTGCAGTGCCTTAGAAGGCCTGCCACTCAATACTGAGCTCTTCAGGCATTGCTCAAAACTAGAGCTCGAGAATGTCTCGACTCTGAAAACGTTATCGTGTCTTCCAGCAGCCCTTACATGCTTATCAATTAGCAGTTGCCCACTGCTTATATTTATTACCAGTGATGAGCTAGAACAGCATGATCAGATGGAAAACATCATGAGAACAGACTACTTGGCATCACAACTTGCTTCGATATGGGAGGTGGATTCTGAATCGGAAATTAAGGAAGTATTATCGTCAGAACATTCATCTCTGAAGCAAATGATGACATTAATGGATGCTGACATGTCACATCTTCAAACGATTGCATGTGCTGTAGAAAGAGAGCACGGTGAGTTAGTTCTGGAAGATGATATCATTAAGGCATGGATATGTTGCCACGAGCAGAGGATGAGATTCATTTATGGTAGAAGCATCAACTTGCCGTTGGTTCCACCATCAGGTCTTCGCGCACTTCGTCTTTCTTCATGCAGTGTTACAGATGAGGCATTAGCTGTTTGCCTTGGTGGTCTCACGTCACTGAGAAGTTTGTTCTTAATGGAGATCATGACTTTAACTACACTTCCGTCACAAGCGGTCTTCCAACATTTGACAAAGCTGGACTTTTTGTTCATCAGATATTGCTGGTGTTTCAAGTCATTAGGAGGCTTACGATCTGCTACCTCTCTTTCAGAAGTTAGATTGATTTCCTGCCCTTCTTTAGATTTGACACATGGAGCAGGTTTATTGCCGTCGTCTCTTGAGGAGCTCTGTATATACCAGTGCATGGTTGCAGATAATTTCTTCAGTAGTGACTTGCCGCACCTGAAAAGTCTTAGCATGTTTGGCTGTAGAAGCTCCACTTCCTTGTCTATCGGTCATCTGACTTCCCTTGTATCCTTATCAGTGGGAGGTTTCCCTGATCTGTGCTTTCTTGAAGGCTTGCCATTCTTGCAACTTCACCACGTACATTTGACAGATGTCCCGAAGCTCGTTGCGAACTGCATTTCACAGTTTCGGGTGCAGCAATCACTCTATGTTAGCAGCCTCGTGATGCTCAACCACATGCTCTGGGATGAAGGTTTTACAGTTCCACCATTTCTGTCTCTCGAAGGATGCAAGGAATCATCCGTTTCATTTGAAGAATCTGCAAAATTCACATCCGTCAAGTGCCTTAGATTATGTCGGTGTGAAATGAGGTCCCTACCAGGAAATCTGAAGTGCTTCTCTAGTCTGAGGACACTCGATATCTATGACTGCCCCAACATATCATCTTTATCAGATCTGCCATCCTCCATCCAACATATATGTGTTTGGCGCTGTGAACGCTTGAACGAGAGCTGCCAAGCGCCTGACGGAGAAAGCTGGCCAAAGATTGCGCATATCCGCTGGAAGGATTTCAGATGA